One Halarcobacter ebronensis genomic window carries:
- a CDS encoding transporter substrate-binding domain-containing protein, with protein MRFLIVNILFILVLFANDKNLLTQDEKNWIKSNPIVKIGVDSSWPPFEFVDEKGEHIGISSEYLKQISAKTGLKFEIYSNDWSSVMKKIKNKELDALSCAVETNERLEYLNFSTAYLVFDKVLVSRKDFKISSLDEIEKFRVVVQKSDYIYELLLEKFPNIKFIYATSNEEALKLISYGNADIYIDNLPVVNYYIEKDLLTNLEIKFSVKEFGQSKVAIATLKEKSVLNDIINKVLNSIKDSEKKEINKKWVFEKELRFHGIDFTLEELNWLKKNREILVAGDPAWPPFSYVENGKYVGIVPDLIHYMSQISKVNFKTVTSNSWTQSIDLLKKGKVQVLDAVSLNKKKSEFLDITSKYILSPIVIIGNENNKSYISSIQNLPNPQKIKLGVVENYSIVEKIKKGNPKIEKYVQFSTTEQALKSLSSHTIDYFIIDIPTFEYYSKKYNLSNLKIVGPTGYESEYGFAVAKGNKELLSILEKSLKQVPQVKRDEIYRKWIKLDYEQGIDYTLMWKIGIILFFVLFGTFYWNRKLKFQIIEKEKMQEQLEDERNHIEALNKELIKAKNSAENIAKQKGEFLANMSHEIRTPMNSVIGFAEILDKEIKDPVHKEYLDSIKKGGSSLLRIINDILDLSKIEAGKLEIKNESLNPTSLFLEIESIFHSKIISKNISFIVDIDKTIPKYIIIDGVRLRQILFNLIGNAIKFTEKGFIKLKVENIYKDKIKSKVDLIFSVEDSGIGVDEKNLELIFNAFEQESSTDSVKYGGTGLGLAICTKLVQMMNGKISVESQKHKGSKFTVHIYDIPVSSMVEEKSQNTLETDNIEFEKAQILVVDDIEENRKLVKASLKDYDIEIITAINGQDALEKLKNVSVQMVLMDLRMPVMDGYEAVTKIKEDKKLKEIPVVALTASVMGKDLQKVSEYGFDGYLRKPVVLKDLIEELAKYLKYSFKTNSSSVETKEKKIDKNSLIKVISILEEDLKEDWQEIKDGGDFTLIEQFAKRVEAIALEYDIYILKDYSDEMLKDIEAFDIEKVDFLLNSFEELIKRLKDMN; from the coding sequence CCAGTTGGCCCCCTTTTGAATTTGTTGATGAGAAGGGTGAGCACATAGGGATTTCATCTGAATATTTGAAACAAATCTCCGCAAAAACAGGTTTGAAATTTGAAATCTACTCCAATGATTGGAGTAGTGTAATGAAAAAGATAAAAAATAAGGAATTAGATGCTCTATCTTGTGCTGTTGAAACAAATGAGAGATTGGAGTATCTAAATTTCTCAACTGCTTATTTAGTTTTTGATAAAGTTCTTGTATCAAGAAAAGATTTTAAAATTAGTTCCTTAGATGAAATAGAAAAGTTTAGAGTTGTGGTTCAAAAAAGTGACTACATCTATGAACTTTTACTTGAAAAATTTCCCAATATTAAATTTATTTATGCAACATCAAATGAGGAGGCACTAAAACTAATCTCCTATGGAAATGCGGATATTTATATAGATAATCTGCCTGTGGTAAACTATTATATAGAAAAAGATTTATTAACAAATCTTGAAATAAAGTTTAGTGTTAAAGAGTTTGGTCAATCAAAGGTTGCAATTGCAACACTAAAAGAGAAGAGTGTTTTAAATGATATTATCAATAAAGTTTTAAACAGTATTAAAGATAGTGAAAAAAAAGAGATAAATAAAAAGTGGGTATTTGAAAAAGAGTTAAGATTTCATGGTATAGATTTTACTCTTGAAGAGCTAAACTGGTTGAAAAAAAATAGAGAAATTTTAGTTGCAGGAGATCCAGCCTGGCCACCATTTTCATATGTAGAAAATGGGAAATATGTGGGGATTGTTCCTGATTTAATACATTATATGAGCCAGATTAGTAAAGTGAATTTTAAAACAGTTACAAGCAATAGTTGGACACAGAGTATAGATCTTCTTAAAAAGGGCAAAGTACAAGTATTAGATGCAGTCTCTTTAAATAAAAAGAAGAGTGAATTTTTAGATATTACTTCTAAATACATACTATCTCCAATTGTAATAATTGGAAATGAAAATAACAAATCATACATTAGTTCAATACAAAATTTACCAAATCCACAAAAGATAAAACTTGGAGTGGTTGAAAATTACTCTATTGTTGAAAAAATAAAAAAAGGTAATCCAAAAATAGAAAAGTATGTTCAGTTTAGTACTACAGAGCAAGCGTTGAAATCTCTCTCTTCTCATACAATCGACTATTTTATTATTGATATACCAACCTTTGAATACTACTCAAAAAAATATAATCTTAGCAATCTTAAAATAGTTGGACCAACGGGTTATGAAAGTGAGTATGGTTTTGCAGTTGCCAAGGGAAATAAAGAGTTATTATCTATACTAGAAAAGAGTTTAAAACAAGTTCCTCAAGTTAAAAGAGATGAGATTTATAGAAAGTGGATTAAACTAGATTATGAACAAGGTATTGATTATACTTTGATGTGGAAAATAGGGATTATCTTATTTTTTGTTTTATTTGGAACTTTTTATTGGAATAGAAAATTGAAATTCCAAATAATTGAAAAAGAGAAGATGCAAGAGCAACTTGAAGATGAGAGAAATCATATTGAGGCTTTAAATAAAGAGTTAATAAAAGCAAAAAATTCGGCTGAAAATATTGCAAAACAAAAGGGTGAGTTTTTGGCAAATATGAGCCACGAGATAAGAACTCCTATGAACTCAGTTATAGGATTTGCAGAGATTTTGGATAAAGAGATAAAAGATCCTGTACATAAAGAGTATTTGGACTCTATAAAAAAGGGAGGAAGCTCTCTTTTAAGAATTATAAATGATATTTTAGATTTGTCAAAAATTGAGGCTGGAAAACTTGAAATAAAAAATGAGTCTTTAAATCCAACTTCACTATTCTTGGAAATTGAGTCTATTTTTCACTCTAAAATCATAAGTAAAAATATAAGTTTTATAGTAGATATTGATAAAACAATACCTAAATATATAATCATTGATGGAGTTAGATTAAGACAAATTCTTTTTAATCTAATTGGAAATGCAATAAAGTTTACTGAAAAAGGTTTTATAAAACTAAAAGTTGAGAATATCTATAAAGATAAAATTAAAAGTAAAGTAGATTTGATTTTCAGTGTAGAAGATAGTGGGATAGGGGTTGATGAAAAGAACCTTGAACTAATTTTTAATGCTTTTGAACAAGAGAGCAGCACAGATAGTGTCAAATATGGAGGAACAGGTTTGGGACTTGCAATTTGTACCAAACTTGTACAGATGATGAATGGAAAAATAAGTGTTGAAAGCCAAAAACACAAAGGTTCTAAATTTACTGTTCATATCTATGATATACCTGTTAGCTCAATGGTTGAAGAGAAGAGCCAAAACACTTTAGAAACAGATAATATTGAGTTTGAAAAAGCACAGATTTTAGTAGTTGATGATATAGAAGAAAACAGAAAATTAGTAAAAGCCTCTTTAAAAGATTATGATATTGAAATTATAACTGCAATTAATGGACAAGATGCTCTTGAAAAGTTAAAGAATGTAAGTGTTCAAATGGTATTGATGGATTTACGAATGCCTGTTATGGATGGATATGAAGCGGTTACAAAGATAAAAGAGGATAAAAAACTAAAAGAAATACCTGTTGTTGCCCTTACTGCTTCTGTTATGGGAAAAGATTTACAGAAGGTTTCTGAATATGGCTTTGATGGATATTTAAGGAAACCAGTTGTATTAAAAGATTTGATTGAAGAGTTAGCAAAATATTTAAAATATAGTTTTAAAACAAATAGTAGTAGTGTTGAGACAAAAGAGAAAAAAATAGATAAAAATTCTCTTATAAAAGTTATCTCTATTTTGGAAGAGGACTTAAAAGAGGATTGGCAAGAGATAAAAGATGGTGGAGATTTTACACTAATCGAACAATTTGCAAAAAGAGTAGAGGCAATAGCGTTAGAGTATGATATTTATATTTTAAAAGATTACAGTGATGAAATGCTAAAAGATATTGAGGCGTTTGATATAGAGAAGGTTGATTTTCTTCTAAATAGTTTTGAAGAGCTTATAAAAAGACTAAAGGATATGAATTGA